Proteins co-encoded in one Marmota flaviventris isolate mMarFla1 chromosome 9, mMarFla1.hap1, whole genome shotgun sequence genomic window:
- the Eif3f gene encoding eukaryotic translation initiation factor 3 subunit F: MATPAVPASTPPATPAPTPAPTVAPAPASVPTPSPTPAPAPAATAAPTAAPASPSDAAATPAAPGQTASSAQAPAQTPAPSLPGPALPGPFPGGRVVRLHPVILASIVDSYERRNDGAARVIGTLLGTVDKHSVEVTNCFSVPHNESEDEVAVDMEFAKNMYELHKKVSPNELILGWYATGHDITEHSVLIHEYYSREAPNPIHLTVDTSLQNGRMSIKAYVSTLMGVPGRTMGVMFTPLTVKYAYYDTERIGVDLIMKTCFSPNRVIGLSSDLQQVGGASARIQDALSTVLQYAEDVLSGKVSADNTVGRFLMSLVNQVPKIVPDDFETMLNSNINDLLMVTYLANLTQSQIALNEKLVNL; encoded by the exons ATGGCCACACCGGCGGTACCGGCAAGTACTCCTCCCGCCACTCCGGCCCCAACCCCAGCTCCGACCGtcgctccagccccagcctcagtccCAACTCCCTCGCCAACGCCTGCTCCAGCGCCAGCTGCGACTGCAGCGCCGACTGCGGCTCCAGCTTCACCTTCCGACGCCGCGGCTACTCCCGCGGCACCAGGCCAGACCGCGTCCTCGGCGCAAGCCCCAGCGCAAACCCCCGCGCCCTCCCTGCCGGGTCCTGCTCTCCCAGGGCCCTTCCCCGGAGGCCGCGTGGTCAGGCTGCACCCGGTCATTCTGGCCTCCATCGTGGACAGCTACGAGCGACGCAACGACGGCGCTGCGCGTGTTATCGGAACTCTGCTGG GAACTGTTGACAAGCACTCAGTGGAGGTCACCAACTGCTTTTCAGTGCCACACAATGAATCAGAAGATGAA GTGGCTGTTGACATGGAATTTgctaagaacatgtatgaattGCACAAAAAAGTCTCTCCAAATGAACTCATCCTGGGCTG GTATGCCACAGGCCATGACATCACAGAGCACTCTGTGCTGATCCATGAGTACTACAGCCGGGAGGCCCCTAACCCTATTCATCTCACCGTGGACACAAGTCTACAGAATGGTCGAATGAGCATTAAGGCCTATGTCAG cacTTTAATGGGTGTCCCAGGGAGGACCATGGGAGTGATGTTCACACCTCTCACCGTGAAATATGCATATTACGATACTGAACGCATTGGAG TTGACCTGATCATGAAGACCTGTTTCAGCCCCAACCGAGTGATTGGACTCTCCAGTGACTTGCAACAAGTGGGAGGAGCATCAGCTCGCATCCAGGATGCCCTGAGCACAGTGTTGCAGTATGCAGAGGATGTGCTG TCTGGGAAGGTGTCAGCTGATAATACTGTGGGCCGCTTCTTGATGAGCTTGGTTAACCAAGTACCCAAAATAGTTCCTGACGACTTTGAGACCATGCTCAACAGCAACATCAAT GACCTGCTGATGGTGACTTACCTGGCCAATCTCACACAGTCACAGATTGCCCTCAATGAGAAACTTGTAAACCTGTGA